The following are encoded in a window of Kitasatospora sp. NBC_01250 genomic DNA:
- a CDS encoding PP2C family protein-serine/threonine phosphatase translates to MDDLNGLNALHDLDTLDGFGTMGGLTGLGEPSLTPRLPGSPDGGEAGATTAFPLPGPRATWRPAPADRAAAPLKLLVIENDTTDARLIQELIAASGTPVELTWARSLELAAAQLTPQPAVPGRRARTLPIDFSCVLLDLATPSSTTADSPLPGAAAMPGADGADPLDGLHELLRLAPKAAIVVLTDAADTRLGAAAVAAGAQDFLTKDDTDGPLLARALRYAVERKRADESQRRLVEAELRGQENARLQRHLLPTPLLEGADLSFTRRYRPGRRRALLGGDFYDAVRTDDGTIHVVIGDVCGHGPDEAALGVALRIAWRTLVFAGLSGQTLLTTLQHVLEHERRSDEIFATLCMLVITPGTPADDAPRGHRRATTGPRRAGDRPAPGVGQQPLPSDRPEVEHAQLYLAGHPSPLLLSPAGRPVVLSSDQAGPALGLLSCDDPDASWPPHHLELQPGWSLLLYTDGLIEGRVGAGSRRLGQDGLIGLIGDHQASGLTRGRLVDSALAEVEDLNGGALTDDVAILLLERTQQQPLMG, encoded by the coding sequence ATGGACGACCTGAACGGCCTGAACGCCCTGCACGACCTCGACACCCTCGACGGCTTCGGCACGATGGGTGGACTGACCGGGCTCGGCGAGCCAAGCCTGACGCCCCGGCTTCCCGGGAGCCCGGACGGCGGCGAGGCGGGCGCGACCACCGCCTTCCCGCTCCCCGGCCCCCGCGCCACCTGGCGCCCCGCCCCCGCCGACCGGGCCGCCGCCCCCCTCAAACTGCTGGTGATCGAGAACGACACCACCGACGCCCGGCTGATCCAGGAGCTGATCGCCGCCAGCGGCACCCCGGTCGAGCTCACCTGGGCCCGCAGCCTGGAGCTGGCCGCCGCCCAGCTCACCCCGCAGCCCGCCGTCCCCGGGCGCCGCGCCCGCACCCTGCCGATCGACTTCAGCTGTGTCCTGCTCGACCTGGCGACGCCCTCCAGCACCACCGCCGACAGCCCCCTCCCCGGCGCCGCCGCCATGCCGGGCGCCGACGGCGCCGACCCGCTGGACGGGCTCCACGAGTTGCTGCGCCTGGCTCCGAAGGCCGCCATCGTGGTGCTCACCGATGCCGCCGACACCCGGCTGGGCGCCGCAGCCGTGGCCGCGGGCGCCCAGGACTTCCTCACCAAGGACGACACCGACGGCCCGCTGCTGGCCCGCGCGCTGCGCTACGCGGTGGAGCGCAAGCGGGCCGACGAGTCCCAGCGCCGCCTGGTCGAGGCCGAACTGCGCGGGCAGGAGAACGCCCGCCTGCAGCGCCACCTGCTGCCCACCCCGCTGCTGGAGGGGGCCGACCTCTCCTTCACCCGCCGCTACCGGCCCGGTCGCCGCCGGGCCCTGCTCGGCGGCGACTTCTACGACGCGGTCCGCACCGACGACGGCACCATTCACGTCGTCATCGGGGACGTCTGCGGGCACGGACCGGACGAGGCCGCCCTCGGTGTCGCGCTGCGGATAGCGTGGCGGACCCTGGTCTTCGCCGGACTGAGCGGCCAGACCCTCCTCACCACCCTCCAGCACGTGCTGGAGCACGAACGCCGCAGCGACGAGATCTTCGCGACCCTCTGCATGCTGGTGATCACCCCTGGCACGCCGGCCGACGACGCGCCGCGGGGCCACCGCAGGGCCACCACCGGTCCCCGCAGGGCCGGCGACCGACCGGCTCCGGGCGTCGGTCAGCAGCCGCTGCCCTCCGACCGGCCCGAGGTGGAGCACGCCCAGCTCTACCTCGCGGGCCACCCCTCCCCGCTGCTGCTCTCCCCCGCCGGACGGCCCGTGGTGCTCTCCTCCGACCAGGCGGGTCCGGCGCTCGGCCTGCTGTCCTGCGACGACCCCGACGCCAGCTGGCCGCCGCACCACCTGGAGCTGCAGCCCGGCTGGAGCCTGCTGCTCTACACCGACGGTCTGATCGAGGGCCGGGTCGGCGCCGGATCGCGCCGCCTGGGCCAGGACGGTCTGATCGGCCTGATCGGCGACCACCAGGCCAGCGGCCTGACGCGTGGCCGACTGGTCGACAGCGCACTGGCCGAGGTCGAGGACCTCAACGGCGGGGCCCTGACCGACGATGTCGCCATCCTGCTGCTGGAACGCACCCAGCAGCAGCCACTGATGGGCTGA
- a CDS encoding O-acetyl-ADP-ribose deacetylase, whose translation MTQITLIQGDITKQRVDVVINAANSSLLGGGGVDGAIHRAGGPEILAECRALRASHYGRGLAVGRAVATTAGLLPAGHVVHTVGPVYGAERYEQLAGLLASCYRESLRMAVLELSARSVAFPAVSTGVYGWPMEDAARIALSTVAEVLAEDPVRAVAGLEVRFVLFGAEAYEIFARVREELGLGSTGGERQAGR comes from the coding sequence GTGACGCAGATCACGTTGATCCAGGGTGATATCACGAAGCAGCGAGTGGACGTCGTGATCAACGCGGCCAACTCGTCGCTGCTGGGCGGCGGTGGCGTCGACGGCGCGATCCACCGTGCGGGCGGGCCCGAGATCCTGGCCGAGTGCCGGGCGTTGCGGGCTTCGCACTACGGCAGGGGGCTGGCCGTCGGCCGGGCGGTGGCGACCACGGCCGGGCTGCTGCCGGCCGGCCATGTGGTGCACACCGTCGGGCCGGTCTACGGCGCGGAGCGGTACGAGCAGCTGGCGGGGCTGCTGGCCTCCTGCTATCGGGAGTCGCTCAGGATGGCGGTGCTGGAGCTGAGCGCCAGGAGCGTGGCGTTTCCCGCGGTGTCCACCGGGGTCTACGGGTGGCCGATGGAGGACGCGGCCCGGATCGCGCTGTCGACGGTGGCCGAGGTGCTGGCGGAGGATCCGGTCAGGGCGGTGGCGGGGCTGGAGGTGCGGTTCGTGCTGTTCGGCGCGGAGGCGTACGAGATCTTCGCGCGGGTGCGGGAGGAGCTGGGGCTCGGCTCGACCGGGGGCGAGCGGCAGGCAGGCCGATAG
- a CDS encoding class I SAM-dependent methyltransferase, producing MTRGTTNTNRLRRMDRWIVHTLAPRLRAADQPPVAVDLGYGAAPWTAVELSHRLRAVRPDLRTVGIEIEPARVAAALPYAEPPALTFRRGGFEVPLDGASAQLIRAANVLRQYEEEAVEAVWERLCGRLAPDGLLVEGTCDEIGRRHVWVALGPEGPRTVTFAARLATLERPSDLAERLPKALIHHNVPGRPVHAFLTDFDRAWAAAAPYGAFGARQRWVAACTALGGSWPLVDTRGRWRQGEATLPWSALAP from the coding sequence GTGACCCGTGGCACCACCAACACCAACCGCCTGCGGCGGATGGACCGCTGGATCGTGCACACGCTGGCTCCCCGGCTGCGCGCCGCCGACCAGCCGCCGGTGGCCGTCGACCTCGGCTACGGCGCGGCGCCGTGGACGGCCGTCGAGCTCTCCCACCGCCTCCGGGCCGTGCGCCCCGACCTGCGAACGGTGGGCATCGAGATCGAGCCGGCCCGGGTGGCCGCCGCGCTGCCCTACGCCGAACCCCCCGCGCTGACCTTCCGCCGCGGCGGCTTCGAAGTGCCGCTGGATGGCGCCTCGGCCCAGCTGATCCGCGCCGCCAACGTGCTGCGCCAGTACGAGGAGGAGGCGGTGGAGGCGGTCTGGGAGCGGCTCTGCGGCCGACTCGCCCCGGACGGGCTGCTCGTCGAGGGCACCTGCGACGAGATCGGCCGCCGGCACGTCTGGGTGGCGCTGGGCCCCGAGGGACCCCGCACGGTGACCTTCGCCGCCCGGCTGGCCACCCTGGAGCGGCCCTCGGACCTGGCCGAGCGGCTGCCCAAGGCGCTCATCCACCACAACGTGCCGGGGCGCCCGGTGCACGCCTTCCTCACCGACTTCGACCGCGCCTGGGCCGCCGCCGCGCCCTACGGGGCGTTCGGCGCCAGGCAGCGCTGGGTGGCCGCCTGCACGGCGCTGGGTGGCAGCTGGCCGCTGGTCGACACGCGCGGGCGCTGGCGGCAGGGCGAGGCCACGCTGCCCTGGTCGGCACTGGCACCCTGA
- a CDS encoding phosphoglyceromutase, producing the protein MADTTYRLILLRHGESQWNQKNLFTGWVDVDLNEKGEKEAARGGELLAAEGLLPDVLHTSLLRRAIRTSQIALDKADRHWIPVSRSWRLNERHYGALQGKDKAQTLAEFGEEQFQLWRRSYDTPPPVLADDAEYSQAGDARYADIPSELRPRTECLKDVVDRMLPYWYDAIVPDLAAGKTVLVTAHGNSLRALVKHLDGISDEAIAGLNIPTGIPLVYELDADFKPVTAGGRYLDAEAAAAAIEAVKNQGKK; encoded by the coding sequence ATGGCTGACACGACCTACCGACTGATCCTGCTCCGTCACGGCGAGAGCCAGTGGAACCAGAAGAACCTGTTCACCGGCTGGGTCGATGTCGACCTCAACGAGAAGGGTGAGAAGGAGGCGGCGCGCGGCGGTGAGCTGCTGGCCGCCGAGGGCCTGCTCCCCGACGTGCTGCACACCTCGCTGCTGCGCCGCGCGATCCGCACCTCGCAGATCGCGCTGGACAAGGCCGACCGGCACTGGATCCCGGTCAGCCGCAGCTGGCGCCTGAACGAGCGCCACTACGGCGCGCTGCAGGGCAAGGACAAGGCGCAGACCCTGGCGGAGTTCGGCGAGGAGCAGTTCCAGCTCTGGCGCCGCTCGTACGACACGCCGCCGCCGGTGCTCGCCGACGACGCCGAGTACTCGCAGGCCGGCGACGCCCGCTACGCCGACATCCCGAGCGAGCTGCGCCCGCGCACCGAGTGCCTCAAGGACGTCGTCGACCGCATGCTGCCGTACTGGTACGACGCGATCGTGCCGGACCTGGCCGCGGGCAAGACCGTGCTGGTCACCGCGCACGGCAACAGCCTGCGCGCGCTGGTCAAGCACCTGGACGGGATCTCCGACGAGGCGATCGCCGGTCTGAACATCCCCACCGGCATCCCGCTGGTCTACGAGCTCGACGCGGACTTCAAGCCGGTCACCGCCGGTGGCCGCTACCTGGACGCGGAGGCCGCCGCCGCCGCGATCGAGGCGGTCAAGAACCAGGGCAAGAAGTAA
- a CDS encoding sensor histidine kinase translates to MDVNVAAAAACAIAGLGVGLTAAIAFRWSEREQGRGSGSGNGRRSSSASLVNSPAPESALPPGVDTVLSVLRSCAIVLGDGDEVVKASSAAYSMGLVRGGAVAVEQMLALARATRRDGEIRQVELDVPRPGVARSGEPLSVSVRVAPLGSRLVLVLVEDLTERRRIEAVRRDFVANVSHELKTPVGALSLLSEAVADAADDPEAVQRFAGRMQIEATRLASLVQEIIDLSRVQDDRLLMDPEPVPVDELIAEAMDRCRQQAAAKQIHIAAGGIAGLYLYGDRGQLAAALGNLVENAVNYSPPRTRVAIATRRIASAAAIGEADGELIEISVTDQGIGISEKDRERIFERFYRVDPARSRATGGTGLGLSIVKHVAASHGGTVSVWSVEGQGSTFTVRLPAGQNPNAVASSGAAAVEPHNPTPLPAPEARS, encoded by the coding sequence ATGGACGTGAATGTGGCCGCCGCCGCTGCCTGCGCCATCGCCGGCCTCGGCGTCGGTCTCACGGCCGCCATCGCCTTCCGCTGGAGCGAGCGCGAACAGGGCAGGGGCAGCGGGAGTGGCAACGGCAGAAGAAGCAGCAGCGCATCGCTGGTGAACTCCCCCGCGCCGGAGTCGGCCCTGCCGCCCGGCGTGGACACGGTGCTCTCGGTGCTGCGCTCGTGCGCGATCGTGCTGGGCGACGGCGACGAGGTGGTCAAGGCCAGCTCCGCCGCCTACTCGATGGGCCTCGTGCGCGGTGGCGCGGTGGCCGTCGAGCAGATGCTCGCCCTCGCCCGCGCGACCCGCCGGGACGGGGAGATCCGCCAGGTCGAGCTGGACGTCCCGCGCCCGGGGGTGGCGCGCTCCGGCGAGCCGCTCTCGGTCTCGGTGCGGGTGGCCCCGCTCGGGTCCCGGCTGGTGCTGGTGCTGGTCGAGGACCTCACCGAGCGCCGGCGGATCGAGGCGGTCCGGCGCGACTTCGTGGCCAACGTCAGCCATGAGCTCAAGACTCCGGTGGGGGCGCTCTCGCTGCTCTCCGAAGCGGTCGCCGACGCGGCCGACGACCCGGAGGCGGTGCAGCGCTTCGCCGGCCGGATGCAGATCGAGGCGACCAGGCTGGCCAGCCTGGTCCAGGAGATCATCGACCTCTCCCGGGTCCAGGACGACCGGCTGCTGATGGACCCCGAGCCGGTCCCGGTGGACGAGCTGATCGCCGAGGCGATGGACCGCTGCCGCCAGCAGGCCGCGGCCAAGCAGATCCACATCGCGGCCGGTGGCATCGCCGGCCTCTACCTCTACGGCGACCGCGGCCAGCTGGCCGCCGCGCTCGGCAACCTGGTCGAGAACGCCGTCAACTACAGTCCGCCGCGCACCCGGGTGGCGATCGCCACCCGCCGGATAGCCAGCGCCGCCGCGATCGGGGAAGCGGACGGCGAGCTGATCGAGATCTCGGTGACCGACCAGGGCATCGGCATCTCGGAGAAGGACCGCGAGCGGATCTTCGAACGTTTCTACCGGGTGGACCCGGCCCGCTCCCGGGCGACCGGCGGCACCGGCCTCGGCCTGTCGATCGTCAAGCACGTGGCCGCCTCGCACGGCGGCACCGTCTCGGTCTGGAGCGTCGAAGGCCAGGGCTCCACCTTCACCGTCCGGCTCCCCGCCGGGCAGAACCCGAACGCCGTCGCTTCGAGCGGAGCGGCAGCGGTCGAACCCCACAACCCAACCCCCCTTCCTGCCCCGGAGGCCCGATCGTGA
- a CDS encoding helix-turn-helix domain-containing protein, with product MASLNVGSLGEYIREQRRGAQYSLRQLAEAAGVSNPYLSQIERGLRKPSAEILQQIAKALRISAETLYVQAGILEERPAGGADLRAAIFADTAISEQQKHALLAVYEAFVRDNREQAPDQG from the coding sequence ATGGCTTCACTGAACGTGGGCTCGCTGGGTGAGTACATCCGCGAGCAGCGGCGCGGTGCGCAGTACTCGCTGCGCCAGTTGGCGGAGGCTGCGGGTGTGTCCAACCCGTACCTCAGCCAGATTGAGCGAGGGCTGCGCAAACCGAGTGCGGAGATCCTGCAGCAGATCGCCAAGGCCCTGCGGATCTCGGCCGAGACGCTGTATGTGCAGGCGGGGATCCTGGAGGAGCGGCCGGCGGGCGGGGCGGACCTGCGGGCGGCGATCTTCGCGGACACGGCGATCAGCGAGCAGCAGAAGCACGCGCTGCTGGCGGTGTACGAGGCCTTCGTGCGGGACAACCGCGAGCAGGCCCCGGACCAGGGCTGA
- the phoU gene encoding phosphate signaling complex protein PhoU has translation MRDAYHEELDSIGDGLVEMARLVGSAMGRATTALLDADLALAESVIAADEKVNDLHHELENTAINLLARQQPVATDLRIVVTSLRMSADLERCGDLARHVAKVARRRYPDTAVPSDLHPIVLEMGQLAQRLVAKAGQVIATKDVDAALQLERDDDAIDELHRQLFEHLIDDRWQHGIETAVDVTLIGRYYERFADHAVSVAKRVVFLVTGEHAGEFVPEER, from the coding sequence ATGCGTGACGCCTATCACGAGGAGCTCGACTCGATCGGCGACGGCCTGGTCGAGATGGCCAGGCTGGTCGGCTCGGCCATGGGCCGCGCCACCACCGCCCTGCTCGACGCCGACCTCGCCCTGGCGGAGAGCGTGATCGCGGCCGACGAGAAGGTCAACGACCTCCACCACGAGCTGGAGAACACCGCGATCAACCTGCTGGCCCGCCAGCAGCCGGTCGCCACCGACCTGCGGATCGTGGTCACCTCGCTGCGGATGAGCGCCGACCTGGAGCGCTGCGGCGACCTGGCCCGGCACGTGGCCAAGGTGGCCCGGCGGCGCTACCCCGACACGGCCGTGCCCTCCGACCTGCACCCGATCGTGCTGGAGATGGGGCAGCTCGCGCAGCGCCTGGTGGCCAAGGCCGGCCAGGTCATCGCCACCAAGGACGTGGACGCCGCGCTGCAGCTGGAGCGGGACGACGACGCGATCGACGAGCTGCACCGCCAGCTGTTCGAGCACCTGATCGACGACCGCTGGCAGCACGGCATCGAGACCGCCGTCGACGTCACCCTGATCGGCCGCTACTACGAGCGCTTCGCCGACCACGCGGTCTCGGTGGCCAAGCGCGTGGTCTTCCTGGTGACCGGCGAGCACGCGGGCGAGTTCGTCCCCGAGGAGCGGTAG
- a CDS encoding TetR family transcriptional regulator gives MARWQPDAPGRLAAAALDLFEERGYENTTVIEIAERAGLTKSTFFRYFPDKREVLFDGGTVTGLLVEGIAAAPPTAGPLDAVADALDALGRTFFAADRREFSGRRQAVLNATTELREREALKRIDLTASMIEALGRRGVPSLTARVAAQLGALAWEIAYDQWIDTDNSEGFGPLARQALAEVRAAGAVRC, from the coding sequence ATGGCTCGCTGGCAACCCGACGCACCAGGGCGACTCGCCGCCGCCGCCCTCGACCTCTTCGAGGAGCGCGGCTACGAGAACACGACCGTGATCGAGATCGCGGAGCGCGCGGGGCTCACCAAGAGCACGTTCTTCCGGTACTTCCCGGACAAGCGCGAGGTGCTCTTCGACGGGGGCACGGTGACCGGTCTGCTCGTCGAAGGGATCGCCGCGGCGCCGCCGACGGCCGGGCCGCTCGACGCGGTGGCGGACGCTCTCGATGCGCTCGGCCGGACGTTCTTCGCCGCCGACCGCCGCGAGTTCAGCGGCCGGCGCCAGGCCGTGCTGAACGCCACTACGGAACTGCGTGAACGCGAAGCCCTGAAGAGGATCGACCTCACCGCCTCGATGATCGAGGCCCTCGGTCGCCGCGGAGTCCCGAGCCTGACCGCGCGCGTGGCCGCGCAACTGGGCGCGCTCGCCTGGGAGATCGCCTACGACCAGTGGATCGACACCGACAACAGCGAGGGCTTCGGTCCGCTGGCACGGCAAGCGCTCGCCGAAGTGCGCGCGGCCGGAGCCGTGCGCTGCTGA
- the mshA gene encoding D-inositol-3-phosphate glycosyltransferase, translating to MKPPVSTVWRDRQTPPVRGRLHAFAAGRARRPRRIAMLSVHTSPLHQPGTGDAGGMNVYIVELAKRLAALGIEIEVFTRATSSELPPTVELAPGVLVRHVTAGPYEGLIKEDLPAQLCAFTHGVLRTEAGHRPGHYDLVHSHYWLSGQVGWLAAQRWGVPLVHTMHTMAKVKNAALAEGDTPEPAARVIGETQVVEAADRLIANTADEAAELSTHYSARVDQLAVVHPGVNLEVFRPGDRLAARARLGLPPDAAVLLFAGRIQPLKAPDVLLKAVSALLARRPELRERLVVPVVGGPSGTGLAKPQSLQKLAAQLGIGDVVRFHPPVGQSELAHWYRAATVLAMPSYSESFGLVALEAQACGTPVVAAAVGGLPVAVRDGETGTLVRGHDPEQWARALEPYATDRELGARQGAAAARHAAGCGWEASAAATAEVYAGALARPAGRLAGARRLLA from the coding sequence ATCAAGCCCCCCGTGTCGACGGTATGGCGCGACCGGCAGACCCCGCCGGTCCGCGGGCGCCTGCACGCCTTCGCCGCCGGCCGCGCCCGTCGCCCCCGCCGGATCGCGATGCTCAGTGTGCATACCTCACCGCTCCACCAGCCGGGCACCGGCGACGCGGGCGGGATGAACGTCTACATCGTCGAGCTGGCCAAGCGCCTGGCCGCGCTCGGGATCGAGATCGAGGTCTTCACCCGGGCCACCTCCTCCGAGCTGCCGCCGACCGTGGAGCTGGCGCCCGGTGTGCTGGTCCGCCACGTCACCGCCGGCCCCTACGAGGGCCTGATCAAGGAGGACCTGCCCGCCCAGCTGTGCGCCTTCACCCACGGCGTGCTGCGCACCGAGGCCGGGCACCGCCCCGGCCACTACGACCTGGTGCACTCGCACTACTGGCTCTCCGGCCAGGTGGGCTGGCTGGCGGCGCAGCGCTGGGGCGTGCCGCTGGTGCACACCATGCACACCATGGCCAAGGTCAAGAACGCCGCGCTGGCCGAGGGCGACACGCCCGAGCCCGCGGCCCGGGTGATCGGCGAGACGCAGGTGGTCGAGGCGGCCGACCGGCTGATCGCCAACACCGCGGACGAGGCGGCCGAGCTCAGCACCCACTACAGCGCGCGCGTCGACCAGCTCGCGGTGGTGCACCCGGGCGTCAACCTGGAGGTCTTCCGGCCGGGCGACCGGCTGGCGGCGCGGGCCCGGCTGGGCCTGCCGCCGGACGCCGCGGTGCTGCTCTTCGCCGGGCGGATACAGCCGCTGAAGGCGCCGGACGTGCTGCTCAAGGCGGTCTCGGCGCTGCTGGCGCGCCGGCCCGAGCTGCGCGAGCGGCTGGTCGTCCCGGTGGTCGGCGGTCCGTCCGGGACGGGGCTGGCCAAGCCGCAGAGCCTGCAGAAGCTGGCCGCGCAGCTGGGGATCGGTGACGTGGTGCGGTTCCATCCGCCGGTCGGCCAGAGCGAACTGGCGCACTGGTACCGCGCGGCGACGGTGCTGGCGATGCCCTCGTACAGCGAGTCGTTCGGGCTGGTGGCCCTGGAGGCACAGGCCTGCGGCACCCCGGTGGTGGCCGCGGCGGTCGGCGGGCTGCCGGTCGCGGTGCGTGACGGCGAGACGGGCACGCTGGTGCGCGGCCACGACCCGGAGCAGTGGGCCCGGGCGCTGGAGCCCTACGCGACGGACCGGGAGCTGGGCGCCCGGCAGGGCGCCGCGGCGGCCCGGCACGCGGCGGGCTGCGGCTGGGAGGCGTCGGCCGCCGCCACGGCGGAGGTGTACGCGGGGGCGCTGGCCCGGCCCGCCGGCCGGCTCGCGGGGGCACGCCGCCTGCTCGCCTGA
- a CDS encoding YbjN domain-containing protein — protein sequence MAIRTKDEALGLLAAALDEAGVSWEPAAADPYTLVATLPGTRKLSTTCALRIGDHSLSVNAFVIRRPDENHEAVFRWLLERNTRLYGVAYALDALGDVYLTGRLPLEALTGPTVDRLLGAVLENADEPFNTLLELGFAAAIRREWEWRTKRGESTRNLEAFKHLAQPVRSVQPAQDTE from the coding sequence ATGGCAATCCGTACCAAGGACGAGGCCCTCGGCCTGCTCGCCGCCGCGCTCGACGAGGCCGGTGTCAGCTGGGAGCCGGCCGCCGCCGACCCGTACACCCTGGTCGCGACGCTCCCCGGCACCCGCAAGCTCAGCACCACCTGCGCGCTGCGGATCGGTGACCACAGCCTGTCGGTGAACGCCTTCGTGATCCGCCGCCCGGACGAGAACCACGAGGCGGTGTTCCGCTGGCTGCTGGAGCGCAACACCCGGCTGTACGGCGTCGCCTACGCGCTCGACGCGCTCGGCGACGTGTATCTGACCGGCCGGCTGCCGCTGGAGGCCCTCACCGGACCGACGGTGGACCGGCTGCTGGGCGCGGTGCTGGAGAACGCCGACGAGCCGTTCAACACCCTGCTGGAGCTGGGCTTCGCCGCCGCGATCCGGCGGGAGTGGGAGTGGCGGACCAAGCGCGGCGAGTCCACCCGCAACCTGGAGGCGTTCAAGCACCTGGCCCAGCCGGTCCGGTCGGTGCAGCCGGCTCAGGACACGGAGTAG
- a CDS encoding DUF2516 family protein: MSITYFDALNPFWWLSAGITLFQVFVFVDAAVRREDAYRAADKKTKGFWLVLLGVALGIDLAFGANFIGSFLTLAGLVAAIVYMVDVRPAIKAITGGRGGKGGSSRNTGPYGPW; encoded by the coding sequence GTGAGCATCACGTACTTCGACGCCCTGAATCCGTTCTGGTGGCTGTCCGCTGGAATCACGCTCTTCCAGGTGTTCGTCTTCGTCGACGCCGCCGTCCGGCGGGAGGACGCCTACCGCGCCGCGGACAAGAAGACCAAGGGGTTCTGGCTGGTGCTCCTCGGCGTGGCGCTCGGGATCGACCTGGCCTTCGGGGCCAACTTCATCGGAAGCTTCCTGACCCTGGCCGGGCTGGTGGCCGCGATCGTCTACATGGTCGACGTCCGTCCGGCGATCAAGGCGATCACCGGTGGCCGGGGCGGCAAGGGCGGCAGCAGCCGCAACACGGGGCCGTACGGCCCCTGGTAA